The region CTTTTCGCTTTAATTTTTCCATATTTTCTTCGCCCAGGTTTTTCGCCTGTTGAATAACCTGTTTGATATCAGCTTTATCATCGATATGAACAGCCAGTGTTTTCGTCCCGTTTGCTTGAAAATAATGAAGCCATTTCGCCGTTTCACGTTGATCGGCCAAATCTTTTTTCATAAAGACTATCATCTTTGGTTTATTCTGTAAGACTTGCTTCAGCATTGGGTTTTGCGATGAAAACGGGGCACGCGCATCCACCAGTTCAATGACAAAATCAACCAGTTTTAATTTTTCTTCTACTTCACGCCGGGCCTTTGCCATATGACCCGGAAACCATTGAATTGGCATTTGGTTCACCCTATTCTTTTGCAATCTGGATACGGCTGATTGGCCAATATATCAGACTGGTTGTTCCGACGATCCGATCTTCGGGAATCAATCCCAGGATCCGACTGTCAGTGGAGTTATTACGGTTATCACCCAATACCAACAAGTAGCCCTTAGGGATTGTATGGTAAGACCCCGGTAAATCTTCCAATTGAAAATCTCCTGTCAGCACTTCTCCCGGCTGCAGGTTTTCTTTTTGTTCCTTCAAAAAAGGTTCATCAATCTGCTTTCCATTAATGTATAATACTTCATCCTTTACTGCAACATGCTCCCCTGGCAGGCCAATCACACGCTTGATAAAATCTTTGCCTTCCGTTGCATGAAAAACAACAATATCAAAGCGTTCCGGTTCGTGTAGACGATAGACAAATTTATTTACAATCATTTGATCCCGATTATGCAAAGTTGGTTGCATCGATGGACCATCTACAATAATGGGAGCAAAAAAATATGTTCGTACAACTAGTGCGAGTCCAACCGCAAACAATAACGCCAAAATCCAGTCTAACCACTCGTTTTTCTTCCGTTTGGCCATGATTCCACTTCCCAATTGTCATGAGGAATTTTTGTATTTCCCACCTATTATGTAGCATTTTGACTATAATACTTTTGATATTAAAGTGAAAAAGAGCTTGCAATAGTACCAAGCTCTCTCCCATACAAGTTCCCATATTATTAACGACGCTCTTTGATTCGTGCCGCTTTACCACGCAGATTACGAAGATAGTATAGTTTGGCGCGACGTACAATACCACGACGGGAAACTTCAATTTTCGCAATTCGAGGTGAATGTAATGGGAATGTACGCTCAACACCCACACCGTAAGAAATCTTTCTTACTGTAAATGTTTCACTAATTCCACCGTTTTGACGTTTAATCACGACACCTTCAAACACCTGGATACGTTCACGATTTCCTTCCACAACCTTAACGTGAACCTTTACAGTGTCACCCGCGCGGAAATCAGGATGATCTGTGCGAAGTTGATCTTTTGTGATGTCTTCAATAATTTGTTGCATCCTACTTCACTCCTTCCAAACCAATGCTCATGTCTCACTATGTGGCAGCGGAACATCGTTTATCCAGCTTAAGTATGTAACTTAAGCACAACAATTAATATACCATAATGGCCATAAGAGTTCAACTGCTTTCATCATATTTGTTCCAGAGATGGCATCTATTCATGATTGGAACGTTTTATCTCTTCCAAAATTTCCCGATCATTTTGTGACAACTCCTGCTGGTCAATCAATTCTTTCCTCCGCTCATACGTACGTTTTAAAGATTCTTTTTTGCGCCATCGCTCAACCTTCGCATGATTGCCCGATAAAAGCACATCCGGAACCTTCATGCCGCGAAAATCAGCTGGACGGGTATAATGCGGATGTTCCAGCAAACCAGTAGAAAAAGAATCGGCTGGGGCTGAATCTTTATTGCCCAGTACATCTGGCAACAGGCGGACAACACTATCAATGACAACCATCGCACCTAGCTCTCCCCCGGTTAATACATAGTCGCCAATGGAAATCTCATCAGTTACAAGATATTCTCTAATCCGCTCATCGTAGCCTTCATAATGACCGCAAATAAATACCAGATGATCCTCTGTTGCCAACTCCTCCGCCTTTTCCTGATGATATGGTTCTCCCTGTGGACACGTCAAAATAACCCGGGGATTTGTGGTTACATTCTCTGTGACAGAAGCAACCGCATCAAACACTGGCTGTGGAGTAAGTACCATACCTGCGCCACCACCATATGGATAATCATCCACCTTGCCATGTTTATTTTCGGTAAAATCACGAAAATTGATTAGATTATAACTGAATTTCCCCTTCTCCTGGGCTTTTTTTAAAATAGAGGAATTAAAAATGTTTGCAATCATTTCTGGAAATAGTGTTAAGACATCAATATGCATCAGTCAAGCAATCCTTCCATTGGTTCGATTACCACTTTTTTCTCATCTGTATCCACCGCTTTTACCACATCTTCAATATACGGAATTAATACTTCTTTTTCATTAGCCTTTTGTACAACCCAGACATCATTAGCGCCGGGGGCTAGAATTTCTTTGATAGTACCTACCTTTTCCCCGCTGTTTGTATAGACATCACAGCCAATAATTTCATGATAGTAGTACGCATCTTCTTCCAACTCGGTTAGCTGTTCCTCCGATATTGTCAAATATGCTCCTTTAAAATGTTCGACATCATTTATGTTGTCATATCGTTCAAAGTGAATAAGATCAAACCCTTTATGCACCCGATGACCATCGATAACCAGTGGCAGGAAATCCCCATTTTCCATGACATAAAGCGTTTCACCAATCGCAAAGCGTTCCGCAAAATCAGTAATTCGTTTTACTTTTACTTCACCACGAACTCCATGCGTATTGACGATTTTTCCGACATTATACATTTGTTCCATTATTTCACCACCTGCTATTCGTCAATTCGAACGACAACACCATCTTTTATGATAATTGCCCGCTCATCCATGATCTCATTCCAATGCGTTCCAACATCTACCTCAACAAGAGCTTCAACTTCCTTTTCGACAATTTCACTGCCAATTTCCAGCATGTCCAACTGCTCTATTTTAAACTCCAACAACTTCATTTTTTCTTTCCGATTTTTAATTTCCTGCTGAAAACGAGCAGCAACCTCTTGTTTGGAAACACCTGATTTATTTTGTAACTTTCGTTGTTCAAACAATAGCTGTTGACACTCTTGTTCAAGCCGCATTTTATGATGATTAAAATTCATTTGTAGCTTGGCCTTGCTTTTCTCTGTAACAATTTGTTTAATTAAAACCTTTTTGATGATTTTCATATCTGTTCCTCGCTCTCTGAAACGATCTGAAAACAAACAATGTTATAGTGAAAAAGGGAAAGGGTATCCGTCTCCCTCTCCCTTTACATAATATCCAAATAAATTCGTTTGTTCGTGTCTGTCCGTGCCGCATAAACAAGCGTACGGATCGCTTTGGCAATACGACCGTTCTTGCCGATCACCTTGCCGACATCTTCCTGATTGACGGTCAAATGGTAAACAATCTTGGCTTCCTCTTTTGTTTCCGTCACGCTGATATCATCCGGATGATCGACAAGTGGTGTCACAATGGATTCAATTAAGGCTTTCATGGTATCACACTACCTTATTATTGATTTTTTTGGTCGTGAAATTTCTTCATGATGCCTTCTTTTGAGAACAGGTTACGCACTGTATCACTTGGTTGCGCACCATTTGTCATCCAGCTAAGCGCTTTTTCTTCGTCAATCTTAACTTCAACCGGTTTGGCTACCGGATTATACGTGCCAATTTGTTCAATTTGCCGACCGTTACGAGGAGAACGAGAATCGGCTACAACAATACGATAGAAAGGATTTCGTTTTGAACCCATACGTTTTAAACGAATCTTAACAGCCATGTTTTTTTACACCTCCAATAAAATGTTCATCACAAGTTTAGATTCTAACAGAAAGTTTTTAGTCTGTAAAGGGTTTTTCCATTACATGTTGAATCCGTTTAGGTAATCCGGGCGCCTCCGCTTTTGAGCTTACATAAACGGAAACTTCATACCTTTGCCTTTTTTTCCTTTTTGCGCATTGGTCATTTGCTTCATCATTTTCTTCATTTCACTGAATTGTTTGAGCAGGCGGTTAACTTGGGAAACGGATGTGCCGGAGCCTTTGGCAATTCGCTTCTTGCGGCTTGCATTCATAATGGCAGGTTCTTGCCGTTCTTTTTTGGTCATTGATTGAATGATCGCTTCCACCTGAGTAAGCTGACTCTCATCGATTTGGGCATTTTTCAAACCTTTCATTTTCCCTGCTCCAGGAAGCATCGAAAGCAAGTCTTCCAGTGGTCCCATTTTTTTTACTTCGCCCATTTGTTCGAGGAAGTCATCAAAAGTAAAGGACATGGAACGCATCTTTTCTTCCAATTCCTTTGCCTGTTTCTCATCAACATTTGTTTGCGCTTTTTCGATTAAGGTGAGCACATCACCCATACCAAGAATTCTTGATGCCATACGTTCCGGATGAAATGCCTCTAATTGATCCAGCTTTTCGCCCATCCCGGCAAATTTAATCGGTTTATCGGTTACCGCCTTAATCGATAAAGCAGCACCACCTCGAGTATCTCCATCAAGCTTGGTTAACACAACACCGGAAATATCCAATTGTTCATTAAAACTTTCAGCTACATTTACGGCATCTTGTCCGGTCATTGCATCCACTACAAGAAAAATCTCATCCGGTTTGACCGACTGTTTGATTTGCTGCAATTCATCCATTAGCTCGTTATCCACATGCAACCGTCCGGCGGTATCAATAATCACATAATCCTGGTGATCTTGCTTTGCCTGATCAATCGCTTTTGTAACAATATCAACCGGATTTGCCTCGGTTCCCATGGAAAATACCGGCATATTTAATTGCGTACCCAACGTTTCCAGCTGCTTGATCGCCGCCGGGCGGTACACATCACAAGCAACCAATAATGGATTACGATTGTGTTTTTTTCGTAATAGATTGGCAAGCTTGCCGGTCGTTGTCGTTTTACCGGCACCTTGCAAACCAACCATCATAATAACTGTAGGTGATTTCTCAGCCACAGCAATCTTGCTTTGCTCTCCACCCATCAGTTCAGTCAATTCTTCCTTTACGACCTTAATAACCTGCTGACCGGGTGTCAGGCTATCCATTACTTCCTGCCCGATTGCACGTTCCTTGATCCGTTTAATTAAATCTTTAACCACTTTGAAATTGACATCAGCTTCCAGTAAAGCAAGACGAACTTCGCGTGTCATTTCTTTAACATCTTGCTCACTTACTTTACCTTTACCTGTTATTTTCTTTATTGTCTTTTGCAGGCGGTCGGAAAGTCCTTCAAATGCCATAGAAGGTGTCCCCCTAATCTAATTCTTTTAATTGTTTAACAATGTCCAAAACAGACTTTTCTTTTGTTGTATGTTCCAATTTATCCAGCAGTTTTGCGCGCTGCTCGAATTTTTCATATAAATGTAATTTCTTTTCATAGGTTTCAAGCATCGTCTCAGTCCGTTTAATATTATCATATACAGCTTGTCGAGACACTTGGGACAGTTCGGAGATTTCACCTAATGAATAGTCTTCCAAATAATACATATCCATATAACTTTGTTGTTTAGGGGTTAATAATGCCTGATAAAAATCAAATAAATAATTGATGCGTGTCGTCTTTTCCAACAATCTGGATCTCACCCCTTGTTAAGTGCTTTCACTTTACAATCTATACTACCATTACTCGCTCTCTTCTTCAAGCAAATCCGCAAACAAACCATAAACAAAAGCGTTGGCATCGAATGCTTGTAAATCATCTACCTGCTCACCCAACCCCACATATTTCACCGGGATATGCAATTCATGCCGAATGGCCAGAACAATCCCGCCTTTGGCTGTACCATCAAGCTTCGTCAGCACAATGCCGGATACATCTGTGCTTTGAGAAAATGTTTTAGCCTGACTCATGGCATTTTGTCCGGTTGTTGCATCCAATACCAGCAATACTTCATGCGGCGCACCGGGCACTTCTTTTTCAATGACTCTTTTTACTTTGGCAAGTTCATTCATTAAGTTGACTTTGTTTTGCAACCGTCCCGCCGTATCACAAATAAGAACATCCGCTTTTCGTGATTTGGCTGCTTTAATACCATCGAAAATGACTGCCGCCGGATCGCTGCCGGCATTTTGCTTAATGACATCGACGTCGGCTCGCTTGCCCCATTCCTCCAACTGTTCAATTGCCCCGGCTCGGAAAGTATCCCCGGCTGCCAGGATTACCTTTTTTCCATCCTGTTTTAATTGATAGGCAAGCTTGCCAATTGACGTCGTTTTACCAACCCCATTGACACCTACGACCAGAATAACCGTTAATTCCCCTTCTTGCAGGTTAAGTCCCTCGATTTCGTCATCTTCCTCACCATAATAGATATCGACAAGCTTCTCGGAAATGACTTCTTTTACTTCTTTGGTATCTTTGATGTTTTGCCGCTTTACTTCCATTTTCAATTCATCAATCAAATCCAGCACGGTCGTCACACCAACATCGGCAGCTATCAACACTTCCTCCAGCTCTTCAAAAAAATCTTCATCCACTTTCCGATAACGGGCAATTAAATCGTTTATTTTTCCGGAAAATGAACCGCGCGTCTTTTTCATTCCTTCTTTATACTTCGTTGACACTTCTTCTGTATCACTTTGTTTGAATTTCTTTTTCAATGAATCCATGAAACCCATCGTTCACACATCCCTTTATGTCGTAATTAATTCCTCGGTATCTTCCATTCGAACCGATACCAATCGGGAAACACCTGATTCCTGCATCGTCACCCCATACAAGACGTCCGCTTCCTCCATCGTACCTTTTCGGTGGGTAATTACAATGAATTGTGTTTGTTTACTATACATTTTTACATATTTGGCAAACCGGACGACATTCGCTTCGTCGAGAGCGGCTTCTACTTCATCAAGCACACAAAATGGTACCGGCCGCACACGTAAAATCGCAAACAATAAAGCAATTGCGGTCAAGGCGCGTTCACCACCGGATAACAAGCCAAGATGCTGTAACTTTTTACCTGGAGGCTCGGCGATGATATCAACCCCCGTATCAAGCAAATTTTTCGGATCGGTTAATTTTAAAGCAGCTCGTCCGCCACCGAATAATTCTTTGAATACGGTCGTAAATTCCACTTGAATTTGTGAAAAAGTAGTTGAAAAACGATTTTCCATTTCTGCATCCATTTCAGCGATCACTTGGTACAGAGTTTGTTTTGCTTCAACCAAATCATTTTTCTGTTCCGATAAGAAATCGTACCGTTCTGAAATACGCTCATATTCTTCAATCGCTCCCAGGTTTACATTACCCAAGCGATCAATCGATTGTTTTAACTGTTCCACACGCTCGTTGGCCTTTGTTGTATCCGCAGCCTTCTTATATGTTTGTTTGGCGCGTTCAAATGTAAGTGTATATTCTGTCTGCAAACGGGACAGCCGATTTTCCAGTTCCACATCCAACCGGTTTGCTTTAACCTCTTTTTCCTGGATTGTAGTTACAAACGCTTGTTGGTGTTTATTTGCTTCTTTTATTTCCCGTTCCTGATCCTGAATCCATTGGGTACGTCCGGTGCGATCCGTTCGCATTTCCTGGATCTTTTCCGTGATTTGTCCTTTTTCATCCTGTTTTTCCTGAATATGCTGATCTATTTCTTCTTCAGTCATATCACTTTCATTTAAATCTGTTAACTCGGCCAGTTTGGTTGTATACAGGTCGTTTTGTTCGGTTAGTTCCTGTAATTGTTTATTACATGAGGTGGTTTTTTCACGTTGGCTTTTCAGACGTTCCTCCTGCTCGGCAAGGCTTACTTGATAGGCATGATAACGTGTAAGCATTTGTTCCTGGTTTTCCCGAAAAGCTGCGTCCTGTTCGGTTAGTTCATCAATTTGCTGCTGGGTAGTGGTTAATTGGTGCTCGATTTTTGTTAGTTCATCGGATAAGACTGTTTCCCGTTGCTTGAGCTGATCAACGTCTTGGTCAAATTGGCGTTTATCCTGATCATACATCGTCAAATTCTCATTTAATGACGCTTGTTTTAGCTCTATTTCTCTTGATTCTGCCTGGATATCCTGTAACGCTTTTCGCCCGCTTTCCAGTTGTTTTCTCCCTGTCTCCAGTTCTGTTTCCAATTGTTCAACCGTCTGTTTTTCTTTTTTTACACCGGATGCAAACGCCGTTGTCCGCTGTTGAAACTCCTCAAGCTTTTGCGTTAATTCCTGTAAATCTTTCTCCCTTGTAAACAAGGATTGATTCGTTTTCTTTTGCGCCCCGCCAGACATTGAACCACCTGGGTTAACCACGTCTCCTTCCAGGGTAACCACTCTGAATTTTCTCATGGCAACTTTGGCAATTTCATTTGCGTCTTTTAATGTTTTAGCTATTAATACATGCCCCATTAAATGTCGAACCGCTTTTTGATAAGCCTGATTACAAGAAACCAGATCAGCTGCAACGCCCACATATCCCTGATGTTGTTTTACCTTTGCCAATAAATCTGAAGCGATGTATCTCGGCTGAATGGAAGCTAGCGGCAAAAAGGTGGCACGTCCCTTGTTGGTCTGTTTCAACCAGGCAATGGCTTTTCTTGCAGCAACATCATCTGCAACCACAATATGCTGCGCCTGTCCACCAAGCACCGTTTCGATTGCCGTTAGATAATTTTTGGGCACATCAACCAATTCAATGACGGCACCATAGATCATATCAAGCTTTTGTTCTTCCCGTGCCTTTAAAACCGCCTTTACACCATTAAAAAATCCTTGAAAATCCTCTTTCATTTCTTCAAGCATTTCTTTTTTGGACTTTAATTTTTCAATGTACTGATAGCCTTGGTAAAGTTTTGTCTGTGACTCTTGGAAATGGCTTCGTGCTCGTTCCAAATTATTTTTTATTGTTTGAATGGACGCTTCTTTATTCTGAACGTCCTGTTGTTTTTGTTGAAGGATATGGTTGATCTCCTGCTGCTTGTTAGCTAAATTTTCTCTGGCTGCTAAAAGATCAGCAAATTTTTCCGCCTGTTTTTCTTTTTTTACATTAATTTGCTGCAGTTGTTGCTGTATGGAATGTTTTTCATTCCGTTTTGCTGCCTGATCATTAAGACACTCAATATAATCGGCTTTTAATCCTTCAATTTTTTCGGCAATATTTTCTTCTTCCATGTTTAATTGTTTTTCAAGTTGTTCAGCTTTTTGCTTTGTTTCCGCATGTTGGTTTGTCAGCTCTTTTAGTTTCTGCTTTTCCGCTGTCAATTGTTCTGCTATTTTTTTTATACGTTCGACTGTTTCCTGCTGCTGTGTTTCCAATTCTGCCTTGTTTTCCGTGAAATGCTTGGTTCGTTCATTGAGGAGCTGTTTTTTTCCCTCAAATTGTTCCAGCTCTTGGGTGATAGATAACAGTGATGATTGGAATACCTCAATCCGTTCATCCAAATCTGCAATGTAATTCCTTTCATCTTCCACTTTTGCTTCTTTTTGCTGAATCTCTGTTGTTAAAGCTACTTCCTTTCGTTTTTCATTTTCAATTTCAGCAAGTAGCGCTTTCCATTCTCCATGTAATTGCTCAATTTCCGCAATGAGCAGGGAAATTTCCTGTTCTTTTAATTGCTCTTTTTGTTCCAGATATGTCTGTGCCGTGCTTGCTTGCTCCTGTAACGGTTCCATTTGTTGTTGTATTTCATGAATAATATCTTCTACGCGATTTAAGTTTTCCTGCGTTTCAGCTAATTTATATTCGGCTTTCTTTTTTCGCTGTTTATATTTTAATACTCCTGCCGCTTCTTCAAAAATAGTCCGGCGTTCCTCAGCTTTGGAGCTTAAGATTTCCTCCACCTTGCCTTGGCTAATAATCGAAAAAGCCTCCCTGCCAAGCCCGGAGTCCATAAATAAATCAACAATATCCTTTAAGCGACAGGCTTGCTTATTGATATAAAATTCGCTGTCCCCTGACCGATAAACACGGCGCATCACACTAACCTCATCATAATCAAGTGGTAACGTTTGATCAGCGTTATCCAGCACCAGGGTGACTTCAGCAACATTCAACGGTTTTCTTGTGTCACTGCCTTGAAAGATAATATCTTCCATCTTCGAGCCACGCAAAGATTTGGCGGATTGTTCCCCAAGCACCCAGCGAAGGGCATCGGTGATATTGCTTTTGCCGCTTCCATTCGGTCCAACCACCGCTGTTACGCCCGGGACAAAATCAACATTGATCCGTTCCGCAAAAGATTTAAAACCAACACTTTCCAACCGTTTTAAATACATAGTCATTCTCCTTAACTAAGTCAGGTATAAGAGATCAGATAAAAAGCCGGCAATATAGCCTTTTCTTTATCCAACAATGCTGAACCCCGACTACTTTCCAGATGCCAAACAAAAAATAGTATTTGGCATTTTACCGCATTTATTTTATCATAAAGGAAGAGACAAAAGAAGCGCAAGACCGCCATCATACATATTTATCGTTACTATATCAAATGAAACTTTAAAACAGGAGTGATTATTTATGGGGTTAGAAAATCCTTCCACAGAAAACTTAAAAATAATTTTGGATGATTTAGCAGAAACACTTGGGGTCGTTAATCGATCGATCATGGATCCTGAAGACTATGACTTGGACAAATACGAGGATTTAAAATTCATGTATGATATGGTCAAACAAAAAGGCCAATTAAGCCCATCCGAAACCCATGCATTTATCGATGAATTAAAATCGGTGAGAAAAGGTCAAGGACAGTAGGTTTTATACCCTTGGACAAGACCACAGCCGTCGCGCCTCATTTATAAAGCCGTTTTACAGACTATAGAATAACTATATGGGCAAAAGGCTGTCATTTACATTGTAAAAAACAGCCTTTTAACTTATTGATTAAACGCATCCAACGCATGTTTGGCCGCGCGTTGTTCTGCTTCTTTTTTGGTCCGGCCAATTCCACGACCGGAAACTTTTCCCCGGAACGTGACTTCAGAAACAAACTCTCTATCATGTGACGGTCCTTTTTCTTCAACTATGTGGTATTCAACTGTAGCATTTGGGTATTGTTGTACAAGCTCCTGTAATTGGCTTTTATAATCCATCGCATGCGAAAAGGCACCAGTGGTTAACTTCGGAAAAATAAATTTGTTCATAAATTGTAATACTGTATCAAACCCTTGATCCAGATACAATGCACCCAGGAACGCTTCAAATGCATCAGCAAGGATGGCTGGTCGCTCGCGTCCGCCTGTTTGTTCTTCTCCCTTGCCAAGTGATAGCTGATCACCAAATTCCAAATCACGGGCAAAATGGTGAAGGGAAGGCTCGCATACAATTGCCGCGCGTAATTTGGTCATCTCCCCTTCAGGCATTTTAGGGTTTTTGCGATACAAGTATTGGGAAACTGCCAATTCCAGGACCGCATCACCCAAAAATTCCAGCCGTTCATTATCCGAAAATACTTCCCCTCGATGCTCATTCACATAGGATGAATGTGTAAAAGCCAATTTGATTAAACTATGATCATGAAATGTAATACCCAATGTTTTCTCCAATTTTGCAACATCCATTATGTCACCTGCTTCAATATCGTTTAGGTATCAAGTATGCTTAAAAGCCTCGCATTACGCGAGACTTTTCTTGTAAAATTCACATCACAAATTATTAAGATTGGGTACTGTTTATGTAGTCAACAGCATCACCTACTGTATTAATTTTCTCTGCTTCTTCATCCGCAATTTCCATATCAAATTCATCTTCCAATTCCATGACAAGTTCAACTACGTCCAATGAATCTGCATCAAGATCATCTTTGAAAGAAGCTTCTAATGTTACCTTTGATTCTTCCACATCAAGTTTGTCGACAATGATATCTTTTACACGATCAAATACGTCTGCCACACC is a window of Lentibacillus daqui DNA encoding:
- the acpP gene encoding acyl carrier protein, coding for MADVFDRVKDIIVDKLDVEESKVTLEASFKDDLDADSLDVVELVMELEDEFDMEIADEEAEKINTVGDAVDYINSTQS
- the rnc gene encoding ribonuclease III, producing the protein MDVAKLEKTLGITFHDHSLIKLAFTHSSYVNEHRGEVFSDNERLEFLGDAVLELAVSQYLYRKNPKMPEGEMTKLRAAIVCEPSLHHFARDLEFGDQLSLGKGEEQTGGRERPAILADAFEAFLGALYLDQGFDTVLQFMNKFIFPKLTTGAFSHAMDYKSQLQELVQQYPNATVEYHIVEEKGPSHDREFVSEVTFRGKVSGRGIGRTKKEAEQRAAKHALDAFNQ